Proteins encoded in a region of the Tachyglossus aculeatus isolate mTacAcu1 chromosome 25, mTacAcu1.pri, whole genome shotgun sequence genome:
- the PLAG1 gene encoding zinc finger protein PLAG1 isoform X1, with translation MTDDTRSIAVWPIHGKINQNGKYWILLLSKKSPWDWLRSKSKDFTSCHQSPFAFFFDHMKLEKPSKAKSFSGVESNSQVSNKKAWFRLRWPLSFLVICQKHMATHSPEKTHKCNYCEKMFHRKDHLKNHLHTHNPNKEAFKCEECGKNYNTKLGFKRHLALHAATSGDLTCKVCLQTFESTGVLLEHLKTHAGKSSGGVKEKKHQCEHCDRRFYTRKDVRRHMVVHTGRKDFLCQYCAQRFGRKDHLTRHMKKSHNQELLKVKTEPMDLLDPFTCNVSVPIKDELLPVMSLPSSELTSKPFTNTLQLNLYNSQIQSMQASGPAHPMVGPSLPLGMPCPLDMDSVHPAHQLSLKYPLTSTSYAVSMPEKEQPLKGEIESYLMELQGGMPSSSQDTQASSSKLGLEPQVGPLDAGSGEGPLSKGSVSISEPLNAPPLDFCQLFNFIPVNGPPYNPSVSVGSLGMSYSPEEAHSSLAQLPPPTQDPQDPGNSIGLGSLHSLSAAFTSSLSTTTTLPRFHQAFQ, from the exons atcaatcaaaaTGGAAAGTACTGGATTTTACTCCTCTCCAAGAAGAGTCCGTGGGACTGGTTAAGGTCAAAATCTAAGGATTTTACCAGCTGTCATCAG tccccTTTTGCTTTCTTTTTCGACCACATGAAACTTGAGAAGCCATCTAAAGCTAAATCATTTAGTGGAGTTGAGAGCAATTCCCAAGTGTCCAACAAGAAGGCCTGGTTTAGGCTGCGATGGCCACTGTCATTCCTGGTGATTTGTCAGAA GCATATGGCTACTCATTCTCCTGAGAAAACCCACAAGTGTAATTATTGTGAGAAAATGTTTCACCGAAAAGATCACCTAAAGAATCACCTCCATACACACAACCCCAACAAAGAGGCCTTTAAGTGTGAAGAATGTGGAAAGAACTACAACACCAAGCTGGGGTTTAAACGTCACCTGGCCTTGCACGCCGCAACAAgcggtgacctcacctgcaagGTATGTTTGCAGACTTTTGAAAGCACAGGGGTGCTCCTGGAGCACCTAAAGACTCACGCAGGCAAGTCGTCGGGTGGGGTAAAGGAGAAGAAGCACCAGTGTGAACACTGCGACCGTCGGTTCTACACCCGCAAGGATGTCCGCAGGCATATGGTAGTGCACACTGGAAGGAAGGACTTCCTCTGTCAGTACTGTGCACAGAGATTTGGACGGAAGGATCACTTAACCCGTCACATGAAAAAGAGTCACAACCAAGAACTTTTGAAGGTGAAAACCGAACCCATGGACCTTCTGGATCCCTTTACCTGCAACGTTTCTGTGCCTATAAAAGACGAGCTGCTCCCGGTGATGTCTTTACCTTCCAGCGAACTGACATCAAAGCCATTTACAAACACTTTGCAGTTGAACCTCTACAATTCTCAAATTCAGTCGATGCAGGCTTCCGGACCCGCGCACCCGATGGTCGGCCCGTCGTTACCCTTGGGAATGCCGTGTCCGTTAGATATGGACTCCGTCCATCCTGCTCACCAGCTGTCTTTGAAATACCCACTCACTTCTACCTCATACGCAGTTTCTATGCCGGAAAAAGAACAGCCGTTGAAGGGGGAGATCGAGAGTTACCTAATGGAGTTGCAAGGCGGGATGCCGTCTTCCTCGCAGGATACTCAAGCGTCCTCCTCGAAACTAGGGTTGGAGCCTCAAGTGGGGCCGCTAGATGCTGGATCTGGGGAAGGGCCCCTCTCCAAAGGCTCCGTTTCCATTAGCGAACCTCTGAACGCACCGCCTCTGGACTTCTGTCAGTTGTTCAATTTCATACCGGTCAATGGCCCGCCCTATAATCCTTCTGTATCGGTGGGAAGCCTGGGAATGAGCTACTCGCCAGAGGAGGCACATTCTTCGCTGGCTCAACTTCCACCACCGACGCAGGATCCTCAAGATCCTGGGAACAGTATAGGCCTTGGGTCTCTGCACTCGCTGTCAGCGGCGTTCACCAGTAGTCTAAGCACAACCACCACCCTGCCCCGTTTCCATCAGGCTTTCCAGTAG
- the PLAG1 gene encoding zinc finger protein PLAG1 isoform X3, which translates to MATVIPGDLSEVRDTQKVPSGKRKRGETKPRKNFPCQLCDKAFNSVEKLKVHSYSHTGERPYKCTQQDCTKAFVSKYKLLRHMATHSPEKTHKCNYCEKMFHRKDHLKNHLHTHNPNKEAFKCEECGKNYNTKLGFKRHLALHAATSGDLTCKVCLQTFESTGVLLEHLKTHAGKSSGGVKEKKHQCEHCDRRFYTRKDVRRHMVVHTGRKDFLCQYCAQRFGRKDHLTRHMKKSHNQELLKVKTEPMDLLDPFTCNVSVPIKDELLPVMSLPSSELTSKPFTNTLQLNLYNSQIQSMQASGPAHPMVGPSLPLGMPCPLDMDSVHPAHQLSLKYPLTSTSYAVSMPEKEQPLKGEIESYLMELQGGMPSSSQDTQASSSKLGLEPQVGPLDAGSGEGPLSKGSVSISEPLNAPPLDFCQLFNFIPVNGPPYNPSVSVGSLGMSYSPEEAHSSLAQLPPPTQDPQDPGNSIGLGSLHSLSAAFTSSLSTTTTLPRFHQAFQ; encoded by the exons ATGGCCACTGTCATTCCTGGTGATTTGTCAGAAGTAAGAGATACCCAGAAAGTCCCTTCAGGGAAACGTAAGCGTGGTGAAACCAAACCAAGAAAAAACTTtccttgccaactgtgtgacaaGGCCTTTAACAGTGTTGAGAAATTAAAGGTTCATTCATACTCTCACACAGGAGAGAGGCCCTACAAGTGCACACAACAAGACTGCACCAAGGCCTTTGTTTCTAAGTACAAATTACTAAG GCATATGGCTACTCATTCTCCTGAGAAAACCCACAAGTGTAATTATTGTGAGAAAATGTTTCACCGAAAAGATCACCTAAAGAATCACCTCCATACACACAACCCCAACAAAGAGGCCTTTAAGTGTGAAGAATGTGGAAAGAACTACAACACCAAGCTGGGGTTTAAACGTCACCTGGCCTTGCACGCCGCAACAAgcggtgacctcacctgcaagGTATGTTTGCAGACTTTTGAAAGCACAGGGGTGCTCCTGGAGCACCTAAAGACTCACGCAGGCAAGTCGTCGGGTGGGGTAAAGGAGAAGAAGCACCAGTGTGAACACTGCGACCGTCGGTTCTACACCCGCAAGGATGTCCGCAGGCATATGGTAGTGCACACTGGAAGGAAGGACTTCCTCTGTCAGTACTGTGCACAGAGATTTGGACGGAAGGATCACTTAACCCGTCACATGAAAAAGAGTCACAACCAAGAACTTTTGAAGGTGAAAACCGAACCCATGGACCTTCTGGATCCCTTTACCTGCAACGTTTCTGTGCCTATAAAAGACGAGCTGCTCCCGGTGATGTCTTTACCTTCCAGCGAACTGACATCAAAGCCATTTACAAACACTTTGCAGTTGAACCTCTACAATTCTCAAATTCAGTCGATGCAGGCTTCCGGACCCGCGCACCCGATGGTCGGCCCGTCGTTACCCTTGGGAATGCCGTGTCCGTTAGATATGGACTCCGTCCATCCTGCTCACCAGCTGTCTTTGAAATACCCACTCACTTCTACCTCATACGCAGTTTCTATGCCGGAAAAAGAACAGCCGTTGAAGGGGGAGATCGAGAGTTACCTAATGGAGTTGCAAGGCGGGATGCCGTCTTCCTCGCAGGATACTCAAGCGTCCTCCTCGAAACTAGGGTTGGAGCCTCAAGTGGGGCCGCTAGATGCTGGATCTGGGGAAGGGCCCCTCTCCAAAGGCTCCGTTTCCATTAGCGAACCTCTGAACGCACCGCCTCTGGACTTCTGTCAGTTGTTCAATTTCATACCGGTCAATGGCCCGCCCTATAATCCTTCTGTATCGGTGGGAAGCCTGGGAATGAGCTACTCGCCAGAGGAGGCACATTCTTCGCTGGCTCAACTTCCACCACCGACGCAGGATCCTCAAGATCCTGGGAACAGTATAGGCCTTGGGTCTCTGCACTCGCTGTCAGCGGCGTTCACCAGTAGTCTAAGCACAACCACCACCCTGCCCCGTTTCCATCAGGCTTTCCAGTAG
- the PLAG1 gene encoding zinc finger protein PLAG1 isoform X2, with product MSCWNLELDLNAQINQNGKYWILLLSKKSPWDWLRSKSKDFTSCHQSPFAFFFDHMKLEKPSKAKSFSGVESNSQVSNKKAWFRLRWPLSFLVICQKHMATHSPEKTHKCNYCEKMFHRKDHLKNHLHTHNPNKEAFKCEECGKNYNTKLGFKRHLALHAATSGDLTCKVCLQTFESTGVLLEHLKTHAGKSSGGVKEKKHQCEHCDRRFYTRKDVRRHMVVHTGRKDFLCQYCAQRFGRKDHLTRHMKKSHNQELLKVKTEPMDLLDPFTCNVSVPIKDELLPVMSLPSSELTSKPFTNTLQLNLYNSQIQSMQASGPAHPMVGPSLPLGMPCPLDMDSVHPAHQLSLKYPLTSTSYAVSMPEKEQPLKGEIESYLMELQGGMPSSSQDTQASSSKLGLEPQVGPLDAGSGEGPLSKGSVSISEPLNAPPLDFCQLFNFIPVNGPPYNPSVSVGSLGMSYSPEEAHSSLAQLPPPTQDPQDPGNSIGLGSLHSLSAAFTSSLSTTTTLPRFHQAFQ from the exons atcaatcaaaaTGGAAAGTACTGGATTTTACTCCTCTCCAAGAAGAGTCCGTGGGACTGGTTAAGGTCAAAATCTAAGGATTTTACCAGCTGTCATCAG tccccTTTTGCTTTCTTTTTCGACCACATGAAACTTGAGAAGCCATCTAAAGCTAAATCATTTAGTGGAGTTGAGAGCAATTCCCAAGTGTCCAACAAGAAGGCCTGGTTTAGGCTGCGATGGCCACTGTCATTCCTGGTGATTTGTCAGAA GCATATGGCTACTCATTCTCCTGAGAAAACCCACAAGTGTAATTATTGTGAGAAAATGTTTCACCGAAAAGATCACCTAAAGAATCACCTCCATACACACAACCCCAACAAAGAGGCCTTTAAGTGTGAAGAATGTGGAAAGAACTACAACACCAAGCTGGGGTTTAAACGTCACCTGGCCTTGCACGCCGCAACAAgcggtgacctcacctgcaagGTATGTTTGCAGACTTTTGAAAGCACAGGGGTGCTCCTGGAGCACCTAAAGACTCACGCAGGCAAGTCGTCGGGTGGGGTAAAGGAGAAGAAGCACCAGTGTGAACACTGCGACCGTCGGTTCTACACCCGCAAGGATGTCCGCAGGCATATGGTAGTGCACACTGGAAGGAAGGACTTCCTCTGTCAGTACTGTGCACAGAGATTTGGACGGAAGGATCACTTAACCCGTCACATGAAAAAGAGTCACAACCAAGAACTTTTGAAGGTGAAAACCGAACCCATGGACCTTCTGGATCCCTTTACCTGCAACGTTTCTGTGCCTATAAAAGACGAGCTGCTCCCGGTGATGTCTTTACCTTCCAGCGAACTGACATCAAAGCCATTTACAAACACTTTGCAGTTGAACCTCTACAATTCTCAAATTCAGTCGATGCAGGCTTCCGGACCCGCGCACCCGATGGTCGGCCCGTCGTTACCCTTGGGAATGCCGTGTCCGTTAGATATGGACTCCGTCCATCCTGCTCACCAGCTGTCTTTGAAATACCCACTCACTTCTACCTCATACGCAGTTTCTATGCCGGAAAAAGAACAGCCGTTGAAGGGGGAGATCGAGAGTTACCTAATGGAGTTGCAAGGCGGGATGCCGTCTTCCTCGCAGGATACTCAAGCGTCCTCCTCGAAACTAGGGTTGGAGCCTCAAGTGGGGCCGCTAGATGCTGGATCTGGGGAAGGGCCCCTCTCCAAAGGCTCCGTTTCCATTAGCGAACCTCTGAACGCACCGCCTCTGGACTTCTGTCAGTTGTTCAATTTCATACCGGTCAATGGCCCGCCCTATAATCCTTCTGTATCGGTGGGAAGCCTGGGAATGAGCTACTCGCCAGAGGAGGCACATTCTTCGCTGGCTCAACTTCCACCACCGACGCAGGATCCTCAAGATCCTGGGAACAGTATAGGCCTTGGGTCTCTGCACTCGCTGTCAGCGGCGTTCACCAGTAGTCTAAGCACAACCACCACCCTGCCCCGTTTCCATCAGGCTTTCCAGTAG
- the PLAG1 gene encoding zinc finger protein PLAG1 isoform X4, whose product MATHSPEKTHKCNYCEKMFHRKDHLKNHLHTHNPNKEAFKCEECGKNYNTKLGFKRHLALHAATSGDLTCKVCLQTFESTGVLLEHLKTHAGKSSGGVKEKKHQCEHCDRRFYTRKDVRRHMVVHTGRKDFLCQYCAQRFGRKDHLTRHMKKSHNQELLKVKTEPMDLLDPFTCNVSVPIKDELLPVMSLPSSELTSKPFTNTLQLNLYNSQIQSMQASGPAHPMVGPSLPLGMPCPLDMDSVHPAHQLSLKYPLTSTSYAVSMPEKEQPLKGEIESYLMELQGGMPSSSQDTQASSSKLGLEPQVGPLDAGSGEGPLSKGSVSISEPLNAPPLDFCQLFNFIPVNGPPYNPSVSVGSLGMSYSPEEAHSSLAQLPPPTQDPQDPGNSIGLGSLHSLSAAFTSSLSTTTTLPRFHQAFQ is encoded by the coding sequence ATGGCTACTCATTCTCCTGAGAAAACCCACAAGTGTAATTATTGTGAGAAAATGTTTCACCGAAAAGATCACCTAAAGAATCACCTCCATACACACAACCCCAACAAAGAGGCCTTTAAGTGTGAAGAATGTGGAAAGAACTACAACACCAAGCTGGGGTTTAAACGTCACCTGGCCTTGCACGCCGCAACAAgcggtgacctcacctgcaagGTATGTTTGCAGACTTTTGAAAGCACAGGGGTGCTCCTGGAGCACCTAAAGACTCACGCAGGCAAGTCGTCGGGTGGGGTAAAGGAGAAGAAGCACCAGTGTGAACACTGCGACCGTCGGTTCTACACCCGCAAGGATGTCCGCAGGCATATGGTAGTGCACACTGGAAGGAAGGACTTCCTCTGTCAGTACTGTGCACAGAGATTTGGACGGAAGGATCACTTAACCCGTCACATGAAAAAGAGTCACAACCAAGAACTTTTGAAGGTGAAAACCGAACCCATGGACCTTCTGGATCCCTTTACCTGCAACGTTTCTGTGCCTATAAAAGACGAGCTGCTCCCGGTGATGTCTTTACCTTCCAGCGAACTGACATCAAAGCCATTTACAAACACTTTGCAGTTGAACCTCTACAATTCTCAAATTCAGTCGATGCAGGCTTCCGGACCCGCGCACCCGATGGTCGGCCCGTCGTTACCCTTGGGAATGCCGTGTCCGTTAGATATGGACTCCGTCCATCCTGCTCACCAGCTGTCTTTGAAATACCCACTCACTTCTACCTCATACGCAGTTTCTATGCCGGAAAAAGAACAGCCGTTGAAGGGGGAGATCGAGAGTTACCTAATGGAGTTGCAAGGCGGGATGCCGTCTTCCTCGCAGGATACTCAAGCGTCCTCCTCGAAACTAGGGTTGGAGCCTCAAGTGGGGCCGCTAGATGCTGGATCTGGGGAAGGGCCCCTCTCCAAAGGCTCCGTTTCCATTAGCGAACCTCTGAACGCACCGCCTCTGGACTTCTGTCAGTTGTTCAATTTCATACCGGTCAATGGCCCGCCCTATAATCCTTCTGTATCGGTGGGAAGCCTGGGAATGAGCTACTCGCCAGAGGAGGCACATTCTTCGCTGGCTCAACTTCCACCACCGACGCAGGATCCTCAAGATCCTGGGAACAGTATAGGCCTTGGGTCTCTGCACTCGCTGTCAGCGGCGTTCACCAGTAGTCTAAGCACAACCACCACCCTGCCCCGTTTCCATCAGGCTTTCCAGTAG